In Mycetocola spongiae, the genomic stretch ATGGCCACGGGCAGGCCGTCGTGCAGCTCAAACTGCAGCGCGAGGCCACCCGGGTGTGCGGCGGAATTACGGGCGAGCCAGGCCCCCAGCTCCTCGTCGAGGAGCTCCTGAATGGCGGGGGCGGCGGGCGCCTCCACCGCCGGGGCCTCGGGCTCCGCGGAGCCGGTGATGCCCTCAAGCTTAAAGACGCGGTCGAGCAGCGTGCGGAACTCCAGGCGCGCAAACATCTCGCGCACGCCCTCCTCGTTGATGGGCTTGCGCTCCAGCTGCTGCACCGTGAACGGAAGCTCCACATCGGTAACGAGGTGGTTCAGGCGGCGGTTACGCACCGCGTTTTCCTTATGCTCGCGGAAGCTCTCCCCCACCTTGCCGCCGATATTCTCGGCGTTCTCGAGGATGCCGTCGAGGCTGCCGTAGAGGCCCAGCCACTTCACGGCGGTCTTCTCGCCCACCTTGGGCACGCCGATCAGGTTATCGCTGGTCTCGCCCACGAGTGCCGCCACATCGGGATACTGCTCGGGACGGATGCCATAGCGCTCCTGCACCTTGGCCGGATCGTAGCGGGTGAGGTCGGAGACTCCCTGCCGCGAGGGGTAGAGGAGGGTGACGTTATCGTTGACCAGCTGGATGGCATCGCGGTCACCCGAGACCACAAGCACCCGATAGCCGGCCTCGGTGCCCTGCACGGATAGCGTGGCCAGGATGTCATCGGCCTCGTAGTCCTCCTTGGTGATGGTCACGATATTCATGGCGGCCAGCACCTCCTGCAGCAGGGGAATCTGCCCGATGAACTCGGAGGGGGTCTCGCCACGCGTGCCCTTATATTCGGGATATTCGCGGGTGCGGAAGCTGAAGCGCGAGATATCAAAGGCCACGGCCACGTGGGTGGGATTCTCGTTTTTTAGCAGGTTCAGCAGCATCGATACGAAGCCGTGAATGGCATTGGTGTGCTGCCCGTCGCGGGTTTGGAAGCTGTCGACCGGGAGCGCGTAGAAGGCTCGGAAGGCCAGCGAGTGGCCATCGATGATCAGGAGGGTAGGCTTTTTATTTTCCGACACCCCCACAGCCTATAAGACACGGGCGACACCCGCCCGGTCGCCGCGCACAAGATGCAGACCGGGGCCAAGTTATGAGACCATCGAGGCGATCGTTCACTTTCCCGAACGGCGCAACCCCCGAGGATCCCCAGTGAGCGGCTATAGCATCGAAGACGAGTACACGCCGGCCGAGCGGGCGGTGCGCGAGCGTCGCCGCCGTCGCCGCGGACTGATTGCGGCCCTCGTGGCCTTCGCCCTCGTCGCGGGAAGCCTATTTGGTTTCCTCGCGGCCATCGGCTTTATCAAATAGCCCCTAGAGAACGGAAGGCACATCGTGACCACCCCGGAAAACAGCAGTCTCGACTATCTCGCCGAGCGCGGAATCGGCGCACTGGCCGAAAAAATGGGCATCCAGATCACCGAGTTTACGGTGCAGCGCTCGGTGGCCACGATGCCGGTGGAGGGCAATACCCAGCCCATCGGCCTCCTGCACGGCGGGGCCTATGTGGTTCTAGGTGAGTCGCTCGGATCGATGTCCGCAAATCTCTATGCGGGTGCCAACCGGGTGGCCGTGGGCGTGGATATCAACGCCACCCATACCGGCTCGGCCACCTCGGGGATTGTCACCGGGGTATGCACCCCGATCCACCTCGGCCGCACGCTCACCGTTCACGAGATTATCGTGACCGATGAGCGGGGCCGCCGCTGCTCCACGATTCGGATCACCAACCTGATTAAGGACGCCCCGCAGCCCGGCTAACCGCCGAGGCGGCGGCCGCCACGGCCGCCACGCTAGCGGCGAGGACCGATCCGGCGATTCCCGCGGACCAGGCCACGGTATCGCCGGATCCGTATTCCAGGTAGGTCACGGCGCGGCCCGCACTCCCCCGTTCGAGCGATTGCTGGGTCAGCCCGTGCACCTCGATCCGGATTCCAGCCTCGTCCAGGGCCGAGATTAGCGCGTCGATGGGGCCCTGTCCGCGGCGCTCGACCACGCGGTTTTGGCCGTTGATGCTCAGCATGCCGCCGGCCACCTCGGAACCGTCCTCCCCGGTGCGGGTTTCCCAGCTCAGGACCCGCACGCCGCCGCCAGCACCCAGATAGGCCTCATCAAAGAGGGTGCGCAGGGTGGAGGAGTTGATCTCCGCCCCCGAGCTTTCGGTATGGCGCTGCACGCGGGCGGAGAAGTCGATCTGCAGGCGGCGCGGCAGGTCCAGCCCGTGATCGGTGAGCAGCAGATAGGCGATCCCTCCCTTGCCCGACTGGCTATTCACCCGGATCACGGCGTCATAGGAGCGCCCCACATCCGCCGGGTCGATCGGCAGATACGGCACCGACCAGGCCCGGGTGGCCGGATCCACGCCCTCCTCCGCGGCGCGCGCGTGATGCCAGGCGAGGCCCTTTTTAATGGCGTCCTGATGCGTGCCGGAGAAGGCCGTATAAACCAGGTCTCCCACATAGGGATGGCGCTCGGATACCGGCATGCGCGTGCAGTATTCCACCGTGCGGCGCACCTCGTCGATATCGGAAAAATCGATCATCGGGTCGATCCCCTGCGCGTGCAGGTTCAGCGCGAGCGTCGCGATATCCACATTGCCCGTGCGCTCCCCGTTGCCAAAGATGCAGCCCTCCACGCGCTGTGCCCCGGCGAGCACCGCGAGCTCGGCACACGCAATACCGGTTCCACGATCATTATGCGGATGTACCGAGAGGATCACGCCCTCGCGCCGGGCGAGATTTTGGCTCATATATTCGATTTGATCCGCATAAACATTGGGTGAGGCGATCTCCACGGTGGCCGGGAGATTCAGAATCACGGGCCGCTCCGGGGTGGCATCCCAGAGCTCGGTCATGCGATCACAGAGGTCCAGGACATAATCGGGTTCGGTGAGGTTAAAGACCTCGGGAGAGAATTCACACCGCACATTGGGTAGCCGTTCCGTGCCGCGCAGCACGCGCTCGCCCGCGGCCAGCACCAGCGCGGAGAGTTCGGCGCGGGTTTTCCCCAGCACCACATCGCGCCAGGCGGGTGCGGTGGCGGCATAAACGTGGATCACCACCGGGTTGCGGATGCCCGCGATCGAGGCGATGGTGCGATCGATCAGGTCGGCGCGGGCCGCGGTGAAGACCACGATTGTCACGTGCTCGGGCGCGATATCGGTCTCGGCGATCAGGCGCACAAAATCAAAATCGGTACGGGAGGCCGAGGGATAACCCACCTCGATTTCCGTATATCCCATCCGCACCATGAGTTCAAAAAATCGGCGCTTGCGTGCGGGGTCCATTGGTTCGGCCAGCGCCTGATTACCATCGCGCAGGTCCACGGGGACCCAGAGCGGCGCGGCGCTCAGCCTGCGGGTGGGCCAGGTGCGCTCCCGTAGCGGAATATCCACGCGATCGTGGACGTCGCGATAGCGGTAGGAGGGCATTCCGGAGGGGCGCTGTTGATTCCAGTGCGCGGGGGTGGGCGGGGTGAGGGTCATCGGCGTAGGTCTTTCCTATCGGGGGTGGTTTCCGCTACGATACAGATATCCAACTCCTCAGACAAGCTGATAGGTAACGATGGCCTCCACGATTCGACGAAACCCCCTCACCGACCAGGTGGTGGCCGCCCTACTGACCCGCCTCGCCGCGGGGGAATGGGCTGTGGGACATAAACTCCCCGGGGAGACCACCCTCGCCGCCACCCTCGGCGTGGGGCGCTCCACGATACGCGAGGCCATTCGGGAACTTGCCGGACGCGGCATGCTGGAACCCCGCCAGGGTGCGGGTGTTTTTGTTCTCTCGGTGGAGCCGCGCGAGGACTGGGACATCGTCCTGCGCCGCGCCGGGATCCTCGAGGTGATCGAGGCCCGGATGGGCATCGAGTGCGAGGCCGCCCGGCTCGCGGCGGCCCGGCGCACCCCGGCCGATCTGCGCGCGCTCCGGGTGGCGCTGGAGCATCGCGAGGCGGCGGCACGCGAGGGTGACGACGCCGCCTATGTGGACGCCGATACCGCCTTTCATCGCGCGATGGTCGCGGCCGCGCATAACGAGGTTCTCCTGGGCATCTTTGATGCGTTTATCCCGCGCGGCCGCGCCGCCATGATCGATATGCTGCGCCTCACCCGGCAGACACCGCGCCGCCGCCACGACCACGATGCCCACGGAGAGATTCTCTCCGCGGTGCGCGATCGCCGCGCCGAGGAGGCGGGTGCGCTCGCGCGGACCCACCTCGGTGAGCTACATCACGAGTTTTCCCGCTAGGGCCGCGCCAGCCGTAGACTGGCCTTCCGGGGTCCCCGCGGATCCAGCGGCAGAGGAGCATAAAATGGGCAATCCACTCGGCTATATCATCGCGGCGGCGCTGCTGATCGGCGTGCTGATCGGCGCACTCTTCCTCTATCGGTATTTCGCGCGGAGCTCCTCCGCGCGAATCGCTGCCGAGACCCGCCTCGCCGAGGAGGCCACCCCGGCACGGGATGCCGCTCGGCCCCCACACGTATCCCCTCCGGCCGAGCAGCCGAACGCCGCCGAGCCGCGGGACGACTCCCCCGCGGCGGACCCGCGCTGATACCCACCCCGCTTAACCCATAGGGGGCCTCCCGGATGATCCGGGAGGCCCCCCATATACGTGCGGGGTATTAGCTCTTTGCGCTGAGCTGCTCGATGATGGCCTGGGCCACATCGTGCATCGTGAGGCGACGATCCATCGACGCCTTCTGGATCCAGCGGAAGGCCTCGGGCTCGGTCAGGCCCATCTTCTCGTTCAGCAGGCCCTTGGCGCGGTCCACCAGCTTGCGGGTCTCGAAGCGCTCGACCATATCGGCAACCTCGGCCTCCAGCGTGATGATCTGCTGGTGGCGGCTCAGGGCGATCTCAATCGCGGGGAGCAGGTCGTTCGGGGTGAACGGCTTGACCACATAGGCCAGCGCACCGGCCTCGCTCGCGCGCTCCACCAGTTCCTTCTGGCTGAACGCGGTGAGCAGCACCACGGGGGCAATATTATTTTTATGCAGGCGCTCGGCCGCGGAGATTCCGTCGAGCTGAGGCATCTTCACATCCATGACGACCAGATCGGGTCGCAGCTCGGTGGCCAGGGCCACAGCGGTCTCGCCGTCGCCGGCCTCGCCGACCACCTCGAAACCGTTATCGCGGAGGATCTCCACGATGTCCATACGGATGAGGGACTCGTCCTCGGCGACGACAACGCGTCGCGGGGCGGGGGTAGTTGCTTCTTGCTCAGTCACACCTCGATTGTACGGTAATGTTTGTAATGTTGTTGTATGCCGGTGTGGCGGAATGGCAGACGCGGAGCACTCAAAATGCTTTGTTCGAAAGGACGTGTGGGTTCGAGTCCCACCACCGGCACCACCTCATCCCCTCGTTTTTCGCGTGTTTACGCGGAATTCGGAGGGATTTTTTTATTTCCCGGGCGGGCGCAGCGGGCCGCGGGGCCGCGCAAAACCCCGGAAAAACGTGCAGAACGTTAAGCGCCTAACGGGTGCTCCCCGTGTCGCACCGATTAAATACGGGTGTGGCCCACCGCGTCGAAACGCGATGGGCCACACGCGGGAGGGCAATCCTCCGCGCACTATTCCCTAGGAGCGGGCGAGGGCCTTGGCCTTGAGGTGCTCAAACTCCTCGGTGCTGATTGCACCGGAGTCGAGGAGCGCCTTGGCGGTGGCGATCTCATCGCTGGGCGTTGCGCGCCCGGCGGCCTCGCGGATATACGCGTCGGTGGCGGTCTGCGCATCGCGCTGGGCCTCGGCCGAACGGCGAGCCATTCCGTTACCGCGGGCGATCAGGTAGACCACCAGGGTAAGGAACGGGATGAAGATGAGGCCGATGATCCAAAGCGCCTTCGCCCAGCCCGAGAGCTTGTGATCGCGGAACAGATCCCCGATCACGGAGATCAGCGCAAACAGATAGCTGATGACAACGATTGCGTATAGGAAGACCAGAAGAATGTTCCAGATGTTTTCCCAGAAACCCATTATTAACCCCTTTTTCGGGAGCCCCGGGATATCCGAAGCTTCGCCCAGAGATTACTGCAAAATTCGTTTCACATACAAGGGTTATGACGAGTCATGGCGGCCGAATTTTTTCGTGCCCGGCCGCGTCCCGCCGCGGATTATGCCCAACCCGCCGGGATGGCATCCCGGAAAAGGGCACCTCGACTGTCGCAAAATCGCCGTCATCCCGGGGCAGTACATAGCATTTGATATCTCTGTGACCATCGGGTGGGCACGACGCGAGCCGGACGCCCGGCCGCGGCCACCCGGTCGGGGCGAATATTTCGCCACGCCGGGGCCCGTCACCGCGGAGACCTCTTAGGCCCGGGAGCGCACGCGCGGAATTGCGCGCACCGCGGCGCAGCACACCAGCGCCGCAAGCGCGGCAAACCCCGCGTAGAGCAGATTCGCCGAGGCCAGCGTGCTCGACCCAAAGCTCACCAGCAGCCCCGCGATCGCCGCACCAAAGGCATTGGCAATCAGCTGCACGGTACTAATGGCGGCGGAGGCCTTGGCCCCCTCCACGGGATCGGCCACCGCCCCCATCGCCGCGGCGGCGAGATGCGGCCAGGCGATCCCAATTCCCGCCCCGGCCAGCAGCAACCCCAGGGCCCAGAGGAGCAGCACGGGCAGCGAGACAGCGAGGTTCTGGAATGCCGCCACCGCCGCCAGTCCCCCCGCGACCAGGAGGGGGCCGGCGATCACGATCCGGCGTACGGTACCGGGACGATGCTTCTCCGCGGACCAGATCTCACCCAGCGTCCACCCCACCGCGAGTACCGCACCGAGAAAACCGGCCAGCAGCGGGGAGAGGCCACCGAGGCGCTGCCCAAATAGGGGGATGAAGATTTCCGCGGTGGACGCCGCCGAGAGCACGGCGATCGTGACATAGATCCACTTCAGCGCGCCCGCACCGAAGGTTGCCCGCGGGAAAACACCGTCCGCGGCACGCCGATCCGCGAGGAGGAAAACCGCAAGCAGGATCAACGCCAGGATCACCGCTGCAATTTTGGACAGCGGGGCCTCCACCACGCTCGCGGCACTGATGAGCGCGGTGGACGCCGTCAGAATCACAAGCGCCAGATAGGGCACCCGGACCACGCCGGCGCGCTCCCCCGTGCCGCGCGGCAGGGAGAAGGGGACAAGCACCGCCACGCAGAGCGTCACGATCAGAAGCACCAGATAGGCGGCCCGCCACTGCCCCAGCTGGGCAAATAATCCACCCACGATGGGGCCCACAAGCGTTCCCACTCCCCACATCATCGAGACAAGGGCACTGGCCCGGGTCCAGAGTTCCCGCGGCAGCACCGCGTTAATGACCGCATAGCCGAGGCCCGCGAGGAGTCCCCCACCCAGGCCCTGCACCACGCGGGCGAGCAGAAATACCTCCATCGTGGGAGCCAAAAAGCAGGCCAGAACCCCGGCGGCAAAGATCCCAAGGCCCAGGAGATAGGAGGCGCGCGGGCCCAGCCGCAGCAATACGGCACCCACGGTGAGTGCGGCGATCACCGATGCGATCAGATACACGCTGGAGGCCAGCGAATAATAGTGCTCACCGCCGATCTCGTTCACGGCGGTGGGCAGCAGGCTTGTGGTCAGGTAAACGTTTATCGCGCAGAGTGCCACGCCGCCGGCCAGGACAACCGAGGTGCCCAGGTAGCGACGCCCCAGCAGATCGCCCCAGGTGCCGGGCGAAGGATCAAGAATAGTCATGGTCGCCAGGCTAGGATCTCAAGTACACTTGAGGTCAACCGACGGGCGGCGATATGCGCGATAAAAACGATCTTCTGAGCATTGGCGAGGTGGCCCGCCGCAGCGGGGCGGCCGTCTCGGCCGTGCGCTATTACGAGGACATCGGGCTCCTGCCCGCCGAACGCGGGGCGGGTAACGCCCGCCTGTTTCGCCGCCACGTATTGCGTCGCATCTCCCTGATTCAGATTGCCTCGCGATTGGGAATCTCGCTCGCGGACGTGGCCGAGGTCTTTGCCACCCTTCCGGCACATAAGCCACCCACACAGGCCGATTGGGAGCGTATCTCCCTCGGCTGGCAGGAGCAATTGGCGCGGCGGGCGGCGATGCTTGAGCGCATGCGCGCGGAGCTCACGGGCTGCCTCGGATGCGGCTGCCTCTCGGCCGACCACTGCACCCTACTCAACCCGCAGGATCGGCTCGGCCAGGAGGGCCCGGGGGCGCGCCGCGTGGAACTGGATCCGAATCTCGGCACCCCGTAGGCGCGCCTCCACTTTGTCTAAGTTGGGGTCAATACCCCCGTAATTCCGGCGCGGAGGCACGCCTCCGCGGCTCGTGCGGTGGGTCACGAGCCCGGCCGCCCCGGGCGGGCTCGCACGGTGCCCCATCGGCCAGGACCCGGTCACTTTCCCGGGGTGGGGGACTAGAATCCCCTCACACCATCCCGCCTAACATCGGAGAATAATGCTCGCCTATAACCCCTATGAGCTACTTGATACCGTGCCGTCTTTTGCGCTGCGCAGCGATGACCTGGACGCCAATCAGCCCCTCGCGCTTGCCCAGTACGGGGCCGCCGCGGGTGGCGGCGACCTGTCACCGCACCTGCGCTGGAGCGACTTCCCGGAGCAGACCCGGAGCTTCGCCGTGACATGCTTTGATCCCGATGCTCCCACCGGGGCCGGCTACTGGCACTGGGCCGTATTTAATCTCCCGCTGGACGTCACCGAGCTGGCGGCCGGGGCCGGCTCCCCCGATAGCGATCTGCTCCCCGAGGGCGCAATCACGCTCCCCAATGATGCCCGCGTACCCGCCTTCGCCGGGGCGGGCCCGCCCGAGGGAACCGGCGTGCACCGCTATATCTTTGCCGTGCACGCGGTGGATGTGCCCACCCTGGACATCGACCCCACACTCACCCCGACGGTCCTCGGCTTTAACCTGCACTTCCACACCCTCGGCCGCGCGCTCCTGACCGGCCTTGGCGAGTTTGGCGGCGCCCAGCACCGCTAGCGCATATCCGGGTGGCGCCGGCCCGAACCCGGGCCGCGCGTCACCCGGCTCCGCGCCGGTGATCCCGCCCTGTCCCGGGTCGGCAGCGCCCGGGTTCGCTTAGCGCTCCCCGAAACCGTCCTCGATCAGGTCCGCCAGCGCGTCCACCGCGCGGCGACCCTCGGGGTCGGAGCTGGAAATCTCGGCCTCCATGCCCGGAAGCAGCCCGAGGGACATCACGAGGAGCAGGCTCTTGGCATCGCGCCCGTTCACCAGCACCCGCACCGGGAAGGTGGCGGCCAGCTTCGAGAACTCGGCCGCGGGACGCGCGTGGAGGCCGTCCCTATTAACGATCACAACCCGGCGGCGATAATCCCCGCCCAGTGGCGGAGCCACCTCGCCCAGCGCCGGGGCACTCCCGGGAACCGAATCGACCACGGAGATCGCGGTCAGCGCGGCGGCGGCCACGTCCGCGAGCGTGCGGCCGATCTGCGCGGCCACCGCGGCGGCCACGGCTCCCTCCACGAGCGGGGCCGGGGAGATCAGGACGCGGGCGCGCTGCTCCTCGTCCAGAAAATCCAGCGCGGTCTCCGCGGTGAGCACGGCGGAACCCAGATCGCAGAGCACCAGCACCCCGGCACCACTCTCCGCCGCCTGAATCGCGTCGCTCACGCGGGCAAAATCGGTCCCGATGCCCCCCGCGGCGGTGCCGCCGGCGGGCAGGAGCGCGATATCGGCAGCCATCTGCGCGGTGAGATCCACGATTCCCTCGGCGATCTTTGCGCTATGCGAGACAAAAACCAGGCCCACGCGCGCGGCCGGGCTCATTCGCCCTCCCCCACGCGCTCGGCGGCGGTCACGGCGGCCGCCAGGATCAACGCGGTCGAGGCCGCACCGGGGTCCTCATGCCCGATCGAGCGCTCCCCCAGATAGCTCGCGCGGCCCTGATGGGCGAGCAGCGGAATGGTCGCCGCGGAACCCCGCGCCGCGGCTTCCGCGGCCGCCCGCAACACCTCGCGGGGACTCGCGCCCGCGCGGGCAGCGTCGGCGGCGGCACGCACGGCGGGCCCCCAGGCATCCAGCATGGTCTTATCGTTTTCCTGGGCCTTGCCGCGCGTTTGCACGCCGTCCCGGGCCGCCGTGAGGAGCGCCACAACCGCCGAGGAGCCCAGCTCGGTTGCGGAACCCACAACCCCCGAGGCCTTCAGAAACGCGGTGCCATAAAGGGGGCCCGAAGCCCCGCCCACGGTGGAGATCAGCGTCATTGCCGTCAGATGAAAAAGCGTCGCGGGGGTCGGTGCCAGGCCGGGATCGGGAAGCGCCGCCCGCACGGCCGAAAAACCACGCGCCATATTATCGCCGTGATCGCCATCGCCGATTTCCCGGTCCAGCTCGCTTAAGCGCTCCCGATTGGCCTCCAGCACATCCGCGCTCTCGCGCAGCCAGGCGGCGGCCCAATTTCCGGTGAGACCCATCGTCACTCCTTTGTCCATGGGATTATCCAGGTCGGGGATCTACCTCGTTTGACCCCAGCTCAGCGCCGGCGTATGCACGGGAGCATCCCAGAGTCCCAGCATCTCGCTATCGGCCCGGAAAAGCGATATCGACGCGCCCTGCATATCAAGCGAGGTCACATAATTTCCGAGCAGCCCGCGCGCGGGGTGAAAGCCCCGCTCCGTGAGGGCCCGATCGGCGGCGCCGGAGAGTACGGAGAGTTCGGCCAGGGGCGTGGCACCGAGTCCGTTCACGATCAAAATCAGATCAGCACCCGGTTCGGGGGCCAGCGCCGCGAGGCTCGGCGCCAGCAGATCCGCCAGCAGGTCGTCCACACGCAGGACCGGGCGACGCTCGCGGCCGGGCTCGCCATGAATCCCGATCCCCACCTCCATCTCCGTCTCGCCCACGTCGAAGCTGGGTCGGCCGCTGAGCGGGAGGATACCCGCCCGCAGCCCCACGCCCACGGTGGCCGTGCGCGCCACGGCGTCCCGGGCGAGAGCGGCCACGGCATCGAGGTCCTCTCCGCGCTCGGCGGCGGCCCCGGCAATCTTCGCGGCCACCACAATACCCATGATGCCGCGTCGCCCCGGACCCCCGGGTTCGCGGTCCAGGGCCGCATCATCGTCCGCGAGTACCGTGCGCACCTCGATGCCAAATCCCGCCAGCAGCTCCGCGGCGATCTCGAAGTTCATCACGTCACCCGTGTAGTTATTCACGAGAAAAAGCACACCCGCGCCGCTATCGGCCATCCGGGCGGTGCGAATTATCGCGTCCGGGGTGGGTGAGCTGAAGATCTCGCCGCAGACCCCCGCCGCGAGCATGCCCTCGCCGATAAAGCCCAGCGGCAGAGGCTCATGCCCGCTCCCGCCACCGGAGATAACGGCCACGGTGCCCGGGAGTGAACCCGCGCGACGCACCGCCGCGGGGGTTTCCGGGACTGCGCGCAACAGGTCGGAGTGTGCCCGCACATAGCCCGCCAGCGATTCGGTCACCAGCGACCGCGGATCGTTCATGAACTTTTTCATCGGAATTCCTCCTGGGTGTTGCGCCCACTGCGCCCTGCCCGTGACCTCCCAACCTAGGTCCGCGAGGGGCCCGAGGGGAAGGGGTGAGCTAAACGGCGGGGGTTGAGCGGCGCCGGGTGGCGGCGACCCACTGGTCCAGCTTGGCCAGCGCCGCGCCCGAGTCGATGGTCTCCCGCGCGGTGGCCAGTTCCGCGGCGAAGCGCTCCAGGATGGGCTCCTCCATGCGGGTGTGATCCTCCGCGAGACGATAGGCCACGATGCCGGCGGCGGCGTTCAGCAGCACAATATCGCGCACGGGACCGGTCTCGCCCTCAAACACGCGGCGCACAATCGCGGCATTGGCCGCGGGATCTCCACCCACCAGATCCGCCATCTTCGCCACGGGGATACCCAAATCGCGGGGATCCAGGTCGTGCTCGGTCACGCGACCGCGGCTGATCTCCCAGATATGTGAGTGCCCGGTGGTGGTGAGCTCGTCGAGCCCGTCATCGCCGCGGAATACCAGCGCGGTGGCGCCGCGGGTCTGGAATACCCCGGTAATAAGGGGAACCCGGTCGGCCTGGGCCACACCCACGGCCGAGGCCTCGGGACGCGCCGGGTTGGTCAGGGGGCCCAGGAAGTTAAACACGGTGGGGATGCCCAGCTCGCGCCGCACCGGGGCGGCATGGGCGAATCCCGGATGGAATGCGGACGCATAGGCGAAGGTCACCCCGGTCTCGCCCAGCACACCCGCCACGTCCTCGGGCGAGAGGGTGAGGTCGATTCCCAGGGCCGACAGCACATCGCTTGACCCCGAGCTCGAGCTGGCGGCCCGGTTTCCATGCTTAATCACGGGAACGCCGGAGGCGGCCGCGACCACCGAGGCCATCGTGGAGATATTCACCGTGCCAAATCGGTCACCGCCGGTGCCCACGATGTCCAGCGCCATCGAATCCAGGGGCAGCGGCACGGCGTGATCGAGGATGGCATCGCGGAAACCTACCACCTCGTCCACGGTCTCGCCCTTGCCGCGCAGCGCGATCAGGAAGGCGGCAATCTGCGCCTGGGTCGCGCCGCCCGAGACGATCTCCTGCATTGCCCAGGTGGCCTCGGCCACGCTGAGGTCCTCCCCGGAAAGGAGCGCGGACAGGACTTCGGGCCAGGAAAAGGAATCCAACATACGTAAAATCATATTGCTCCGGACACGAATCTCCGGACATGGTTAATCCTTAACATCATCTTTTTGCCGACGCGCAGACCGGAAAACCGCGTAATCATGCAGACTCACGGGATATTCACGGCAGAGACTTAGGTGAACCTAACCCCGAATAACGGTTGAAAGGCTATGTCAATGGGAAAAAGTTCCCGCCAAATCGGCCATAATGGAGGAGTGACGAGCACTTCTTTGAACTATGCGGCGAAAGCCCCGAAGATCAACAGACCCAATAACGTAGCCGTAGGAACAATCGTATGGCTCGGTAGTGAGGTCATGTTTTTCGCGGGTCTATTCGCGATCTACTTCACCCTGCGTTCCGTAGCCCCCGATTTGTGGGAGCACGGAACGTCCGTACTGAACTTCCCGTTTGCGTTTACCAACACGCTGATCCTGGTGTCTTCATCCTTCACCTGTCAGGCCGGCGTGTTCGCAGCGGAGAGGCTCCAGGCTCGGTCGACTGGTCCGAAGCCCTCGCAGTGGGGCATGGTTGAGTGGTTCTTCCTCACCTATGCTCTCGGTGCGATCTTCGTAGCCGGCCAGATCTGGGAGTACGCCACCCTGGTCAGCGAGGGAATCGCGCTGAACTCCGACGCCTATGGCTCCGCGTTCTACATGACGACCGGCTT encodes the following:
- a CDS encoding hotdog fold thioesterase; protein product: MGIQITEFTVQRSVATMPVEGNTQPIGLLHGGAYVVLGESLGSMSANLYAGANRVAVGVDINATHTGSATSGIVTGVCTPIHLGRTLTVHEIIVTDERGRRCSTIRITNLIKDAPQPG
- a CDS encoding SHOCT domain-containing protein: MGFWENIWNILLVFLYAIVVISYLFALISVIGDLFRDHKLSGWAKALWIIGLIFIPFLTLVVYLIARGNGMARRSAEAQRDAQTATDAYIREAAGRATPSDEIATAKALLDSGAISTEEFEHLKAKALARS
- a CDS encoding FadR/GntR family transcriptional regulator, whose protein sequence is MASTIRRNPLTDQVVAALLTRLAAGEWAVGHKLPGETTLAATLGVGRSTIREAIRELAGRGMLEPRQGAGVFVLSVEPREDWDIVLRRAGILEVIEARMGIECEAARLAAARRTPADLRALRVALEHREAAAREGDDAAYVDADTAFHRAMVAAAHNEVLLGIFDAFIPRGRAAMIDMLRLTRQTPRRRHDHDAHGEILSAVRDRRAEEAGALARTHLGELHHEFSR
- the soxR gene encoding redox-sensitive transcriptional activator SoxR; protein product: MRDKNDLLSIGEVARRSGAAVSAVRYYEDIGLLPAERGAGNARLFRRHVLRRISLIQIASRLGISLADVAEVFATLPAHKPPTQADWERISLGWQEQLARRAAMLERMRAELTGCLGCGCLSADHCTLLNPQDRLGQEGPGARRVELDPNLGTP
- a CDS encoding 2-isopropylmalate synthase, with the translated sequence MTLTPPTPAHWNQQRPSGMPSYRYRDVHDRVDIPLRERTWPTRRLSAAPLWVPVDLRDGNQALAEPMDPARKRRFFELMVRMGYTEIEVGYPSASRTDFDFVRLIAETDIAPEHVTIVVFTAARADLIDRTIASIAGIRNPVVIHVYAATAPAWRDVVLGKTRAELSALVLAAGERVLRGTERLPNVRCEFSPEVFNLTEPDYVLDLCDRMTELWDATPERPVILNLPATVEIASPNVYADQIEYMSQNLARREGVILSVHPHNDRGTGIACAELAVLAGAQRVEGCIFGNGERTGNVDIATLALNLHAQGIDPMIDFSDIDEVRRTVEYCTRMPVSERHPYVGDLVYTAFSGTHQDAIKKGLAWHHARAAEEGVDPATRAWSVPYLPIDPADVGRSYDAVIRVNSQSGKGGIAYLLLTDHGLDLPRRLQIDFSARVQRHTESSGAEINSSTLRTLFDEAYLGAGGGVRVLSWETRTGEDGSEVAGGMLSINGQNRVVERRGQGPIDALISALDEAGIRIEVHGLTQQSLERGSAGRAVTYLEYGSGDTVAWSAGIAGSVLAASVAAVAAAASAVSRAAGRP
- a CDS encoding YbhB/YbcL family Raf kinase inhibitor-like protein, encoding MLAYNPYELLDTVPSFALRSDDLDANQPLALAQYGAAAGGGDLSPHLRWSDFPEQTRSFAVTCFDPDAPTGAGYWHWAVFNLPLDVTELAAGAGSPDSDLLPEGAITLPNDARVPAFAGAGPPEGTGVHRYIFAVHAVDVPTLDIDPTLTPTVLGFNLHFHTLGRALLTGLGEFGGAQHR
- a CDS encoding MFS transporter → MTILDPSPGTWGDLLGRRYLGTSVVLAGGVALCAINVYLTTSLLPTAVNEIGGEHYYSLASSVYLIASVIAALTVGAVLLRLGPRASYLLGLGIFAAGVLACFLAPTMEVFLLARVVQGLGGGLLAGLGYAVINAVLPRELWTRASALVSMMWGVGTLVGPIVGGLFAQLGQWRAAYLVLLIVTLCVAVLVPFSLPRGTGERAGVVRVPYLALVILTASTALISAASVVEAPLSKIAAVILALILLAVFLLADRRAADGVFPRATFGAGALKWIYVTIAVLSAASTAEIFIPLFGQRLGGLSPLLAGFLGAVLAVGWTLGEIWSAEKHRPGTVRRIVIAGPLLVAGGLAAVAAFQNLAVSLPVLLLWALGLLLAGAGIGIAWPHLAAAAMGAVADPVEGAKASAAISTVQLIANAFGAAIAGLLVSFGSSTLASANLLYAGFAALAALVCCAAVRAIPRVRSRA
- a CDS encoding ANTAR domain-containing response regulator; amino-acid sequence: MTEQEATTPAPRRVVVAEDESLIRMDIVEILRDNGFEVVGEAGDGETAVALATELRPDLVVMDVKMPQLDGISAAERLHKNNIAPVVLLTAFSQKELVERASEAGALAYVVKPFTPNDLLPAIEIALSRHQQIITLEAEVADMVERFETRKLVDRAKGLLNEKMGLTEPEAFRWIQKASMDRRLTMHDVAQAIIEQLSAKS